The DNA window GCTCCCTTTAAGGATTCGGATGTAAGGAGGTTTTGAGCAAAAAGATGAAAATTTTTATCATCTCGTTTTGTTACAAATCCGATATCAGTCACTATAAGGGGCACTAATCTTCTTGAGTGAGCATTTGAAAGTTCTACTATATTATACTCCCTTTTTGTAAACGTTTATCTCAATATCTTTACTTATCCAAGTCCAGGCGAGTCAAAAGTTTTCTATCCGTTCTTCGATTAATTCATAATCTCTTAGGGGGGAATTTTAGGTTCTCTTTTTCTAATTTTTTTCCTTGTTTCTTTTATACTTTCTTCAATACTCTCAAAAATATTAAAGGTTTCGCCCTCTTCTAATAATATAGGAGAAGGTAGGGAGCTTGAGTTTTTAAAAAACTCATAACCATCCTGAACTTTATAAACTCTTAAAACTGCCGTACCTTTTATGTATCCACTTATGTAGATTCTGGGTTTTTCTCCCTCCAAAAAATTGAACTTTCTAAACTGAGATAATAAATAAACAGAAGATTTATAACCATGATTTTTACTTCCTTTTAAAATCACTAAATCATAAACTACTAAAAACTATTCTGCAAAAAATTTAAATCTAAAGAAACCTAAAAAGTTTTCGTTTGAAGAGGCTGGTAGCCATATGAGATCAGGATGCTTAAAAATTTGATTAAATTTTATCAATCGGACCTGTATGATATATTAAGTATCCCTCACCGTTTTCTTTTATGTAAATCATTGAGTGATAGGGAAATCTTTGTCTTGGATTATAATAGGCCAAAATGTCCCCAGATTTTAAATCTATCTTCTCTTCATTTTTTCCAAGAAAGATAGTATTGTATAAAATTAAATTTTCCACATCAGCAAAGGAAGAATAGATAAAATTCTCTTTTTCTTTAACTAAAAAAGAGCTTTCTTGTTAACATTTAACCTTAAATCCTTTAAGTCTGATAAAGCTTTTAAAAGGGCTGTCCTGATAAAATGAGCACAATCCAAAATGCTAGTGTCTTTTTTTATAAATATGTCTATAAGATTTTCCACAAACTTTTTCCTCAAAATTTCTCTCTCACTATTTATACCTAAAGCTAAGTAAAAGACTAAAATCACTATTTTTAAAAATTTAAAATTTTTTGTAAATCACTTTTTCATCTTTAATTTGGACAGGAAAATTAATTCCTGAAATTTTTTCACTCAGTAAAATTTTAAGCGATAATCTTCTCTTCATCATTAATCCTAAAAGTTTCAATCTCAAATTCTATCCTCTTACTTAAACTAATATCAACTTCTTTTGAAAAAGTATCATGCTCTAAAACCAACTTCATCAGTTAAAATTGACCCTGATTTAGTAAGAACCTATTCGAATTCTATAATTTGTTGCAACGGTAGCTTGCCACGGAATATTTAATCTTAAGTCTATATCATAAGCTGTTTAGAAATTCTTCCACCTACTACTTGAACATAGGAGATCGTAAAAGAAACCCCCAGATTTGCTGATCAGAATCACCATCCAATATACAGGCAAGATTTGAAAGAAAAACAGTGTAAGTACATGATTGAAAATCTCCAACTCCTCTTGTCCTTAGATACCATGTTTGACCTATATTAATTGAAACTTCTGATAATTTAAGTGCATATGTTCCACTTGTAGAACCAGCAATATACACACCAGGTGTCCTTGTTCCATAATCAATTGTATCATCTGGTGAAAGCATCACATTACCTGTGTTTGTTGGTGAAAATCATATCCTTCAACAAGAGCAAGGTCAAAGACACTCTAAATTGTGAATTTTACACCTACATATAAAGATTCACTTTATAGTTGTTAGGCATAAAGAAGTAAAAGGGTTTCACTTATTATTACATAAAAATTTTACTTTTTCTCTCTTATTGCCTTTTCTAAGAGGACTACTCCTTCTGAGGCATACTGTATTGCCTTAAGAAGAGAGGCTTTAGCAAGTTCAGGATTATGGAAGCCATCAGAATTTTCTGCAGTCCACCATTCCCACATGGTATGAGCCTTTGTGTGTAACTCCCTTGCTTTAGCTAAAACTTCTTCAGATACACCTACAGCTTTTGCCAAAGCATAAGTTTCTATAAGTTTAGAAATCCAAAATTCCGCTTTTCTCATTTTACCTCTTATGTAATTCTGAATTCCATGAATTATATATTCAGCCTGTTCAGGAGTATAGTCTTTGTGACATTTGACACAAACCTCTGTTCCACCTGGCAAATACTTTACACTTCTTTGACCATGGAAGGTATAAACTTTACCTTTAGAATTTTTCACTTTAGGCATATGACAATCAGCACAGGTTACACCTGCCCTTTCATGTACACTGTTCCAGTAGGTTTCTACTTCAGGATGTTGAATCTTTGAGAGAAGTGCAGAAGTTACCTCATGTTCAAAGTCTCTATAGCCTCTCGCTTCAACAAAAGTGTCATAGTCAAAAATGCTAACCCAAGGGAATAGGTTTGTCCTTCTATCTTGCAGACCAATGGGTGATCTTGTTTTTACGTCTAAAAGGGGATTGCAGTTATATTCAACATGACACTGTGCGCACATGATAGTGGATTCAGATTTATTAAGGATTCCAATTGCTCTAAAGTCTCTAAAGACAACTTTTTTAACCTTGATTTTTTGGCTTTTTTCAGGATCATAGGGGTAAGTTCCTTTACCTCTGTCAACAATTGCCTCAATTAGTGCATCTCTTACTATTCTTGGTTCAGCACTATGGGGATCGTGGCAGTGCACACAGGAAAAGGTAAGTCTTGTATCTCTTGCTACATCCACTACTGGTGATGTTCTGTCCCATTTAGCACTTGGATGTTTATCACCGAGATAGGCCCATTTAAGTATAAGGTCAGTAGTTTTACAACTGAGGCAGGCAGGGTTTGCAGCAGTTGCGGCTGTTCTTGGAGTATAGGGCGGGAAAATTTTTTGTTTATTGTCCTGTGGATCAAGGTCGATTAAAACTTCCCATGCACTTTTCTCTGCAGCCTTTGCATCAGCAATTTTGCTTAAATCCTTTAACTGAAATCTTCCTCCATAAGCCCTATCAACAAGCAGATGATCAACTAAGGCAAAGATATGACTTCTTGGTTCTGCATGCTCTCTTGTAAAACCGTGAGGTCTTAAAAGGTTATCAAAAAGTGGGGATCTACTTGTTGTTGTTGCTTTTTCTACTTTGGGAAGAGAGTGAAAGTTTGCAGACACAAAGGACTCATATTGGTCTTTGTGGCAACTTCCACATACTGAATGCTCAAGTCTTGTTATGGATCTTTTCTCAGTAGGATCTTCAGTATGTTCTTTTAAATTTCCATGACAAATTCCACAATTTACTTTTTTATGCTTTCCGGCTACATGAAATTCCTTAATCTCCTCATGACATTCATAACAGGTTTCTACATTTACCTTCTCAAAATTTATAGAGCTTTCTTTTTTTTCCCGTGGAGGGCTTTGGCTCAAACCTATAAATATTAATGAGACAAAAACTAATAAAACAAAGAGTAACTGTTTATAATTTAAACCTTTCATAATTGTATTATATTTCATCCTTTTAGAATTAAATCAAACTTTCTGGAAAAAAAATAGAGAAAAGATATTTTCTTAAACCCTTAGTGTTCAAGTAACTCTTTTTTCAGAGAAATTTCTCTAAACAAGGATTCTTTAATCTGAAATAGTAACGTTATTGCCTTTTTAAAAACTACATAAGTATAATTAAGAACTATGGAAGAAGTAGTCGAAAAATTAAAGGTTAAAAAGATAGATCTTGCATGGAAACCAACGCCGATAGAGCTACTTAAAGAGTTTCCTCATCACGCAAGCATATATATAAAAAGGGACGATTATACAGGTCTTATAACTTCTGGAAATAAAATAAGGAAACTTGAATATGCCATTTTTGATGCAAAACAAAAAAATTGTGATACTTTGATTACATGCGGTGCACTACAATCAAACCACTGTAGAGCTACTGCCTATGCAGGAAAAAAAGAAGGCTTTGAAGTCCACCTCGTTTTAAGAGGAGAACCTAAAGAATATCAGGGAAACTTACTTTTAGATCACCTCTTTGGGGCAAAAATAAAGTACGTAAGTTATGAGGATTACAAAGAAAGGATAAATGAAATACTTGAAGAAGTTGCAGAAGATTTAAAAAAGAAAGATAAAAAACCTTATATAATTCCAGAGGGTGCTTCAAATGAGGTAGGTTGTCTTGGATATGTTGAGTGTATGGATGAGATGAAAAAATTTATTAAAGAAGAAAAAATTGAAGCTATATATTTAGCGGTTGGCTCAGGCGGAACTTACGCAGGCCTTTTAATTGGTAAAAAATTACTTAAATTAGACGTAAGAATTATCGGCATCATTGTCTGCGACTCTATTAAATTCTTTAAGGGAAAAATAGAAGATATATGCGAAAAGGCAATTAAAAAATATAATTTACCAATAGAAATATCTCCGTCCGATATTGAACTTATAGACGGATATATTGGCGAAGGATACGGAATCCCTTACAAAGAAGAAATTGAATTGATTAAGAAAATTTCTGAAAATTACGGAATAATCTTAGATCCTGTTTATACGGGTAAAGCTTTTTATGGTATGCTTAATGAATCAAAAAAATTTAAAAGGATTTTGTTTTTACATACAGGTGGAATTTTCAGTATATTTGCTTATAACAGAGAGCTTACTCAGACGTAACAAGATTTCTTAAAAATATCTCGAGGTCTTCGTTACTACCCTTTTGTCCATCGTAGAAAATATTTATAAAGGGTATGTTTATTATAGAGGAAACGTAGTGAGAGAAGGCTTGTGAGATATTTCCAGGCATACAAGTAAAGGGAGAAACATTTACAACTGCTTTTGCCCCCTGCTCTTTAAAAATAATCGCCCTTCCAATAGTTAATGGCGCCTCAGTCCCAAAATTCCAGGGAATAACCCCCTCTACTTTTTTCATAATTTCCTCAATTTCCGGCTCTTTTCTATCTCCTATCACATTTTTCGTTATCTCATAGATCTTTTCTTCAACCCCCCTAAAGAATCTATTCTTCAGAAGTGTAATTAGATATTCTTTTAAATTCCCGTTATTTTTGGCTCTCCATCGCGCAGTAAAATCAGTATACCATATCCACTCTGAGACAGGTGAAAGCCAAGCTTCACAGGAGCATCTCTCAATAGCTCGGATAACATCATCATTTGAAAATGGATCTAACCTTACATATATTTCCCCCACTACACCCACAAGAGGCTTCTTAACATTCTCTCTTTCTATTTTTGAAAAGTTATTAAAACACTCCTCCAGACCCAAATAAGGATCTTTTCCACTTTCAATTATCTTTTCCATCTTGTCCACTGAATCAAAATAAACTCTATCTGTTTTTCCTTTATTTTTCTCATAAGGCCTTATTCTATTTCTTGCCTTTAGGAGCGAATCAAATATTAAGATTGTAGTCCATAAAAATTTTCTTAATTCTTTGGGTAAACCTTCATAGGCATTGTATGAATTTGGTGAGAGTATCTCCACGTTCATTTTTTCTCTTTCAAATATGATCTTATGTAGATTTGCATATTGACCGAACCTGCATGGACCACTTGAGGTTGGCATAAATAGTGTATGTTTACCATTTTCTTCTTTCTTAACTTCACAGATAAATGTTCCAAGAGTAAGCGCACAGGGAAGACACTCAGAACCTCTTAAAAACTTCTTTCCCGTATTTAGATGTTCTTCGTTAGATAAGGGAAGAGCCTTCGCATCAAGTCCAAACCTTCTAAAACTTGCAGCAAAAAGACGTGCACCCTCTGGATGCATAGAGGGAATCCATATTGTTCTTGAATATATATCTTTCTTTTCAGTTTCTCTTGAAATATAAAAGGTCTTTTTACTTGGTTTATATTCTCTTATCACATCGTAAAAGGCTTCGAGTCTTGTTTGAAATACCGCTTCACCTCCATGCTCATCAAGTTCAAGTATTAAAAAGGGCTTATCTTTAAAGATTTCTTCAAGATAGGAGAGCAAGAAAGAGTCAGGTCCACAGGAGAAACAGGAAAGATAGACAGGGAAAAGGTTTTCTTTATCCTTTATGAACTCCGCAACTTCGATTACTCTCTTTCCATAAAACCAGTACATATTCTTTATTGAAATTTCACTCTCTCCTCTCACAAGGAAGTTCCAAGGAATAACCTTTAAGCCAAAGTTTGCGAATTTCAGCGGGATTAAGAGATTTAGGCTATCACAATATATTATATAAGGTCTACCAAAAAGAACGATAAACTTTTTGTCTTTATCTTCAATTTCTTTTAAAATCTTTTCTCTTTCCTCTTTAATTTTCTCTTCAAAAGCCCTTTGAGCCTTTATACCCTCCTCAAAAGCTTTTTTTACCTTATTTTTGTTAATATCTAACTTCTCAAAATACTTAAATAAATTCTGTGGAAACAGAAAGTCAAAAACTGGTGTTAAGAATTTTTCTTCTTCTACGCCTTTATATTTAAGAGTTGATAAAATGTAGCCTGCGCTTGCCTCTACATAGGGGCAAAAATAATTATAACCTTTATCCTTTGAAGGATAATTTATTACCCAAGGTAAAAATATTAGGGCATCTTTTTTATCAACTAATTCTGAAATAAGTCCAAAGGCAACCTTTACAGGCAAGCAGAACTCAGCAGAAGATAACTTTTTGCCTTTTTCAATACTTTCTCTATCAGGATATTTAGAAACTAAAACTCTATATCCTAAGTTTTCAAGGAAAGTTTTGTAAAGGGGGAACAAAGTATAAGAAGATAAAATTCTCGGAATATATACTTTTAGATTGTTTTTAGATTGAGAGAGTTTAAAAACTTCAGTTTTATAAAAATTAAAAAGTGTAATTTCTTCTCTTTCCCTTTTCCTATTATCATCCGGCTCCCTTCCGCATTGATAGCCAAAAGAAACAACTTCATCTTTACTTTTTAAATATGTTATCTTGCATTTATTTTCACATAAATTACAATTTTCATACCATATTTTTTCTTCTTCATCTTTTACTTCAAAGCCCTTAAATTTAGTTTTGCCTTTTAATTCTTCTTTTAAAATAATTGCGGTTCCATAGGCGCCCATTATGTGTGCGTAGGGAGAGACAACGATTTCTCTGTTACATACTCTTTCAAAAGCGGCAACAAGGGCTTTGTTTCTCGCAGTTGCCCCTTGAAAGATTATCTTTCCTTCTGGGATATACTTTTTTCCAACAACTTTGTTTAGATAATTATAAACAACTGAATATATACAGGCACCCATAACTTCTTCCTTAGAGAATCCTAAGGAAAGTAGTTTTTCAATATCTTGATCCATAAACACTGTGCATCTTTCACCTATTTGGGGTGGGGAAATATCTTTTAGCACATCTCCCAATTCTTTAACGTTAAATCCCAATTTGTTTGCCTCTTCTTCTATAAAAGAGCCAGTTCCTGCTGAACAGATGTAATTCATGTTGCACTCGTAAACTTTTCCATTTTTGAGTCTTATGTATTTAGAATCTTGTCCTCCTATTTCAAATATAACTTCTGCATCCTCATAAACTTTTAGAGCGCCTTTAGCATGTGCTGTTATTTCATTAACTATTACATCGGCTCCTAAAAACTCACCTACAATTTTCCTGCCAGAGCCAGTTGTTCCACATCCTATAACATTTATTTTTAAATTAAATCTATCTTTAATTTTCTGTATAGTTTCAAGGATCTTTTTTGTAGCTTTTATAGGTTCGCCTTTTGTTCTTGTGTAAAGATCAATTAGAATTCTGTAATTTTCATCCATCAATACACACTTTGTGCTTGTAGATCCTATATCTATTCCAAAGTAAACGTTTAACTCGTCATTTTCCTTTACGTCATAAATTCTTACTTCAACACCGTCAATTTCTTCTTCGTAAGATTTTATTTTTTCTACTGGCTTACTTTTTAAAAGTGAAAGTTGAGGAGCTCTAACTATTTTTGTTTGCTTTTTCTCTTTTAGGGAGTTTTCTAAATGAAGAATAAGGTCCTTACTAAATTTTACATCGGATAGAAAAGCTGCGCCTATTGCACCCAGAAATGGGGATAGTTCACTTTCAACTAAAAAGTCCTTTAGCTCTTCTTTTAAATAATTAACGAAAAATTTGTTTTTTGATAGGCCACCGGCGAGTATTAATTTGCCGTCTATCTTTTTTCCCTTTAAGAGGGAGTTTAAAATTCCTTTACTTAGGCTCTTGCACAGGCCTGCCCATATTTCCCTTTTTGAGTATCCTTCCTGTTGTCTATTAATTAAGTCTGTTTTTGCAAAGACTGTACATCTTGAAGCTATTGGTGGGACATTGTTTATAGGTATATCCCAATTTTCAATTTCTTCATATGAAAGGGAAAGTCTTTTTATCTGTTGGTCAAAGAATGTTCCGGTTCCTGCAGCACATAAGTAGTTTTTGTAAATATTTTTTAGATTCCCCTTTTCATCAATCTCTATAATTTTTGAGGAGTTTGCTCCTATATCAAAGATGTACTTTACAGAGGGATAAAGTTTTTTAACAGAAGATATGAGTGATTTAACTTCATCAAAGTAAGGGAAATTTTGAGGATACTCTTTTATGAAAGAGCCTGTAAATCCTACGTAAGAGTCTTCATCATTCAGAAATTCCTTTAGGATGGGTACTACTTCTTTCTGATGGAAAACCATCAACTTTTCTTTTATCCTGTTATCTTCTATTTTTACAGCTTTTAAGTATAAGTTACCGATGTCAATCCCAGTTCTTTTCATCTTATTTGAAGTTTACAACTTTCTTTTTATCTTTTTCAAGTCTATTAATAAATTCATTTAAAAAGGTCCATAAATATAAAGATTCTGTTTTCGACAAAACCGTAACTGTAGAAAATGTTTTCAGTGCTTATTTTAATCATATATGAAATTCCAAGCCTTTTACTTTCACCTGTATGAACGGCCGGACCCCCTTCAAAGATAAAACCTCTTTCTTTTTTTCCAATTAATAAAGTTATGTTGGAGCTATTTTCGACATTGAATACTCTATTTTTATAGAGATTCTTTTTGATTTTAAAGTGTGCGTAGAAATAAAAGGGGTAGTGTTTTCTATCAAAGGAGAATCCGAGGGATAAAGGTAAAAGGCTAACTGTAATTTTTTTATATTTTTCTGTTTTACCGTCAAATAGATTGTCGTCTTTTCTTTCTCTGTGATAAAGGCAAATTTTTAAGTTTTTGAGTTTAATTTCTTTGCCTACTTTAAAGTCATCAAATCTTGGTCTTTGTAATCTTGGGAAACTAATTGTTGCTACGTCTAACAAAATTTTTACATTCTTTAAAATTTCATATTTTACAAGAGCTTGTGAAAAAAAACTATGTTTAGGATTTTTGAAAAAGTAGCCATATAAAAAATAAAGTTCATCAATTTTTTTTAACATACCTAAAAAAATATTTTGAAAAACGAATTTTTCATCATTTTTTCCTAAAAGACCATATTTAACTTCCCTACCTGTTCCAAGGTAAAAATCACTCTTTTGAAAATAAATTGCTAAATTGTTTTCATACAACAAGGATTTCAATGTAAAAAAGCCGGTAAGGTCGAGCTGGAAAATTATTGAGAACCTTTTATAATCTTTTTTAAAGGTAAAGTTGTGTGAAAAAATCCAGTTATAGTTATTGTGGATTCTTTTTGGTCCGAAGGGTGAGGCCACATAGCCTATAGAGTTTAATAGGTAGTAGTTTTTTTCTTCAAGAACAAATTTAAATCCTATTTGATTCCATTGCCTTTTGTCTTTTCCCTCAATATCAAGTCCATGGTTGCAGACATGAGCAAAAAATAGCTTAATGTAGTACTTTTGAAAGTTTTTGTATATTCCTATATCCCAATCATATCTCATATAATATGGTGTGACTCTACTTTTAAATTTCTTAAAATACAAGAATTCTCTTAAGCTAAAATAAAAGGGGTTGTATATTTCAAATTCAGTCTCTCTTGTGA is part of the Candidatus Hydrothermales bacterium genome and encodes:
- a CDS encoding DUF1175 family protein; translation: MENLILYNTIFLGKNEEKIDLKSGDILAYYNPRQRFPYHSMIYIKENGEGYLIYHTGPIDKI
- a CDS encoding ammonia-forming cytochrome c nitrite reductase subunit c552: MKGLNYKQLLFVLLVFVSLIFIGLSQSPPREKKESSINFEKVNVETCYECHEEIKEFHVAGKHKKVNCGICHGNLKEHTEDPTEKRSITRLEHSVCGSCHKDQYESFVSANFHSLPKVEKATTTSRSPLFDNLLRPHGFTREHAEPRSHIFALVDHLLVDRAYGGRFQLKDLSKIADAKAAEKSAWEVLIDLDPQDNKQKIFPPYTPRTAATAANPACLSCKTTDLILKWAYLGDKHPSAKWDRTSPVVDVARDTRLTFSCVHCHDPHSAEPRIVRDALIEAIVDRGKGTYPYDPEKSQKIKVKKVVFRDFRAIGILNKSESTIMCAQCHVEYNCNPLLDVKTRSPIGLQDRRTNLFPWVSIFDYDTFVEARGYRDFEHEVTSALLSKIQHPEVETYWNSVHERAGVTCADCHMPKVKNSKGKVYTFHGQRSVKYLPGGTEVCVKCHKDYTPEQAEYIIHGIQNYIRGKMRKAEFWISKLIETYALAKAVGVSEEVLAKARELHTKAHTMWEWWTAENSDGFHNPELAKASLLKAIQYASEGVVLLEKAIREKK
- a CDS encoding D-cysteine desulfhydrase family protein, translating into MEEVVEKLKVKKIDLAWKPTPIELLKEFPHHASIYIKRDDYTGLITSGNKIRKLEYAIFDAKQKNCDTLITCGALQSNHCRATAYAGKKEGFEVHLVLRGEPKEYQGNLLLDHLFGAKIKYVSYEDYKERINEILEEVAEDLKKKDKKPYIIPEGASNEVGCLGYVECMDEMKKFIKEEKIEAIYLAVGSGGTYAGLLIGKKLLKLDVRIIGIIVCDSIKFFKGKIEDICEKAIKKYNLPIEISPSDIELIDGYIGEGYGIPYKEEIELIKKISENYGIILDPVYTGKAFYGMLNESKKFKRILFLHTGGIFSIFAYNRELTQT
- a CDS encoding acyl-CoA dehydratase activase yields the protein MKRTGIDIGNLYLKAVKIEDNRIKEKLMVFHQKEVVPILKEFLNDEDSYVGFTGSFIKEYPQNFPYFDEVKSLISSVKKLYPSVKYIFDIGANSSKIIEIDEKGNLKNIYKNYLCAAGTGTFFDQQIKRLSLSYEEIENWDIPINNVPPIASRCTVFAKTDLINRQQEGYSKREIWAGLCKSLSKGILNSLLKGKKIDGKLILAGGLSKNKFFVNYLKEELKDFLVESELSPFLGAIGAAFLSDVKFSKDLILHLENSLKEKKQTKIVRAPQLSLLKSKPVEKIKSYEEEIDGVEVRIYDVKENDELNVYFGIDIGSTSTKCVLMDENYRILIDLYTRTKGEPIKATKKILETIQKIKDRFNLKINVIGCGTTGSGRKIVGEFLGADVIVNEITAHAKGALKVYEDAEVIFEIGGQDSKYIRLKNGKVYECNMNYICSAGTGSFIEEEANKLGFNVKELGDVLKDISPPQIGERCTVFMDQDIEKLLSLGFSKEEVMGACIYSVVYNYLNKVVGKKYIPEGKIIFQGATARNKALVAAFERVCNREIVVSPYAHIMGAYGTAIILKEELKGKTKFKGFEVKDEEEKIWYENCNLCENKCKITYLKSKDEVVSFGYQCGREPDDNRKREREEITLFNFYKTEVFKLSQSKNNLKVYIPRILSSYTLFPLYKTFLENLGYRVLVSKYPDRESIEKGKKLSSAEFCLPVKVAFGLISELVDKKDALIFLPWVINYPSKDKGYNYFCPYVEASAGYILSTLKYKGVEEEKFLTPVFDFLFPQNLFKYFEKLDINKNKVKKAFEEGIKAQRAFEEKIKEEREKILKEIEDKDKKFIVLFGRPYIIYCDSLNLLIPLKFANFGLKVIPWNFLVRGESEISIKNMYWFYGKRVIEVAEFIKDKENLFPVYLSCFSCGPDSFLLSYLEEIFKDKPFLILELDEHGGEAVFQTRLEAFYDVIREYKPSKKTFYISRETEKKDIYSRTIWIPSMHPEGARLFAASFRRFGLDAKALPLSNEEHLNTGKKFLRGSECLPCALTLGTFICEVKKEENGKHTLFMPTSSGPCRFGQYANLHKIIFEREKMNVEILSPNSYNAYEGLPKELRKFLWTTILIFDSLLKARNRIRPYEKNKGKTDRVYFDSVDKMEKIIESGKDPYLGLEECFNNFSKIERENVKKPLVGVVGEIYVRLDPFSNDDVIRAIERCSCEAWLSPVSEWIWYTDFTARWRAKNNGNLKEYLITLLKNRFFRGVEEKIYEITKNVIGDRKEPEIEEIMKKVEGVIPWNFGTEAPLTIGRAIIFKEQGAKAVVNVSPFTCMPGNISQAFSHYVSSIINIPFINIFYDGQKGSNEDLEIFLRNLVTSE